One Hymenobacter aerilatus genomic region harbors:
- a CDS encoding RNA polymerase sigma factor yields MPQTTTSLPSPVALLPAPAEHELVQRLLARDERALGQLYEQYARNLFTVILRVVQDEAMAQDVLQEGLLKVWLSIGSYEATRGRLFTWMVRVCCNQAIDALRSPRHRFHRRNPSLEAAGAHYSPAPTAFYPEHIGVRELIVQLKPRQREVMDLLYFGGCTQAETAEQLAIPLATVKTRARAALAVLSRMAR; encoded by the coding sequence ATGCCCCAAACTACTACTTCGCTACCTAGCCCCGTGGCTTTACTCCCGGCCCCGGCCGAGCATGAGCTGGTGCAGCGCCTGCTGGCCCGGGACGAGCGCGCTCTGGGGCAGTTGTACGAGCAGTACGCCCGGAATCTGTTCACCGTCATTCTGCGGGTGGTGCAGGACGAGGCGATGGCCCAGGACGTGCTGCAGGAAGGCTTGCTCAAGGTCTGGCTCAGCATTGGCAGCTACGAGGCCACGCGGGGCCGTCTGTTCACCTGGATGGTGCGCGTGTGCTGCAACCAGGCCATTGATGCCCTGCGCAGTCCGCGTCACCGCTTTCACCGCCGCAATCCGTCGCTGGAGGCTGCCGGAGCACACTATAGCCCGGCTCCCACGGCCTTTTATCCCGAGCACATTGGCGTGCGCGAGCTCATCGTGCAACTAAAGCCCCGGCAGCGGGAAGTCATGGACCTGCTCTATTTCGGCGGCTGCACCCAGGCCGAGACGGCCGAGCAGCTGGCCATTCCATTGGCCACCGTAAAAACCCGGGCGCGCGCCGCTTTGGCCGTGCTCTCCCGCATGGCCCGCTAG
- a CDS encoding LytR/AlgR family response regulator transcription factor: MAPIQTLIVDDEPLARRRIAQLLAGQPGFVIAGECGTGAEAVAALSHGPAVDLVFLDVQMPDCNGLQVLQQLPAQPRPLVVFVTAYDRYTLQAFEAHAVDYLLKPLDPDRFARCLAHVRQRASQVAAPAWAALVQALPAPPPMPFSTQLLIKQPGRFYFVPVEQVHYLEATGNYVTVHAPGETHLVRATLTQLASQLDPARFLRIHRSLIVNTTHIKELRPWTHGEYLLTLHDGTHLTSSRSCNEGIQQFLRQFVS; the protein is encoded by the coding sequence ATGGCCCCCATTCAAACCCTGATTGTGGACGATGAGCCGCTGGCCCGCCGGCGCATTGCCCAGCTGCTGGCCGGCCAGCCGGGCTTTGTCATCGCGGGCGAGTGCGGCACCGGGGCCGAGGCGGTGGCCGCGCTCTCGCACGGACCGGCCGTGGATTTAGTGTTTCTGGACGTGCAGATGCCCGATTGCAACGGCCTGCAGGTGTTGCAGCAATTGCCGGCCCAGCCGCGGCCGTTGGTGGTATTCGTGACAGCCTACGACCGGTATACGCTGCAAGCTTTTGAGGCCCACGCCGTGGATTACCTGCTCAAGCCCCTGGACCCGGACCGCTTCGCGCGCTGCCTGGCCCACGTGCGCCAGCGGGCCAGTCAGGTGGCCGCACCGGCCTGGGCGGCGCTGGTGCAGGCGCTGCCCGCCCCGCCGCCGATGCCTTTTTCCACCCAGCTGCTGATTAAGCAGCCCGGGCGCTTCTACTTCGTGCCCGTCGAGCAGGTGCATTACCTCGAAGCCACCGGCAACTACGTCACGGTGCACGCGCCCGGTGAAACCCACCTAGTGCGCGCCACGCTCACCCAGCTGGCCAGCCAGCTCGACCCGGCCCGCTTCCTGCGCATTCACCGCTCGCTGATTGTGAACACCACTCACATCAAAGAGCTGCGGCCCTGGACGCACGGCGAGTACCTGCTCACGCTGCACGATGGCACGCACCTGACCTCTTCGCGCAGCTGCAACGAGGGCATTCAGCAGTTTCTGCGGCAATTTGTCTCTTAA
- a CDS encoding sensor histidine kinase, whose translation MLLFFRISWLRMAAAWGAFAFFMMLVAYGQAITGTGPLQWRTVLLGPLLYGLIGTLLTPVVFVLAARFDLTAGRARWLPYLLVHAAASVALTVAYRALFMATLYLVGGSNAPVSWVTILAGFNFWIPLYWMVLFVAYALDYHDKWQRRNLDAVRLEMQLVQAQLHALKQQLNPHFLFNTLNAIATLIGDEPAAAQRMMAKLGEFLRLVLDHSDAQQVPLAQELHFVELYLDMEQVRFSDRLAVTYEVDPAALSALIPHLLLQPLVENAVRHGLSAGGTGRLHIAAERQGQQLVVQVRDSGPGPEQAGPRGVGLENTEQRLRALYDDRYALRLLPAAGQGTVVRIELPFHH comes from the coding sequence ATGCTCCTATTTTTCCGCATCTCCTGGCTGCGCATGGCGGCCGCGTGGGGGGCGTTTGCCTTCTTCATGATGCTGGTGGCGTACGGGCAGGCCATTACGGGCACCGGGCCGTTGCAATGGCGCACGGTGCTGCTGGGGCCGCTGCTGTACGGGCTGATTGGGACCCTGCTCACACCGGTGGTGTTTGTGCTGGCAGCGCGCTTCGACCTCACGGCCGGCCGCGCCCGCTGGCTGCCCTACCTGCTGGTGCACGCGGCCGCCAGCGTGGCCCTCACGGTGGCCTACCGGGCCTTGTTCATGGCCACACTCTACCTGGTAGGCGGCTCGAATGCGCCCGTTTCATGGGTCACGATTCTGGCGGGATTTAATTTCTGGATTCCGCTCTACTGGATGGTGCTGTTCGTGGCCTACGCCCTCGACTACCACGACAAGTGGCAGCGCCGCAACCTCGACGCAGTGCGCCTGGAAATGCAACTGGTGCAGGCCCAGCTGCACGCCCTCAAGCAGCAGCTCAACCCGCACTTTTTGTTCAATACTCTCAACGCCATTGCCACCCTCATCGGCGACGAGCCCGCCGCCGCCCAGCGCATGATGGCCAAGCTCGGCGAGTTTCTGCGCCTGGTGCTCGACCACTCCGATGCTCAGCAGGTGCCGCTGGCGCAGGAGCTACACTTCGTGGAGCTGTATCTGGACATGGAGCAGGTGCGATTTTCTGACCGGCTGGCTGTGACCTACGAGGTGGACCCAGCTGCGCTCTCGGCCCTGATTCCGCACCTGCTGCTGCAGCCCCTGGTGGAAAATGCCGTGCGCCACGGCCTGAGCGCGGGGGGCACCGGCCGCCTGCATATTGCCGCCGAGCGGCAGGGCCAGCAGCTGGTGGTGCAGGTGCGCGACTCCGGCCCCGGCCCTGAGCAGGCCGGCCCCCGGGGCGTGGGCCTCGAAAATACCGAGCAGCGCCTGCGCGCCCTCTACGACGACCGGTACGCGCTGCGCCTGCTGCCCGCGGCCGGGCAGGGCACCGTGGTGCGCATCGAACTACCCTTTCACCACTAA
- a CDS encoding DUF4134 domain-containing protein has translation MTKKPFVTSLALVVLLFSSQLLYAQTGGGNGTAGIQDATTQVTSYFDPLTKLMYAIGAVLGLVGAIKVYGKWNSGDQDTQKTAVSWFGSMIFLVIVATVVRSFFL, from the coding sequence ATGACTAAGAAACCTTTCGTTACCTCGCTGGCCCTCGTGGTCTTGCTATTCAGCTCGCAACTACTTTACGCCCAGACCGGGGGCGGCAATGGCACGGCCGGCATTCAGGATGCCACCACCCAGGTCACCAGCTACTTCGACCCGCTTACCAAGCTCATGTACGCCATCGGGGCGGTGCTGGGCCTGGTGGGGGCCATCAAGGTGTATGGCAAATGGAACTCCGGCGACCAGGACACCCAGAAAACGGCCGTGTCGTGGTTTGGCTCGATGATTTTCCTGGTCATCGTGGCCACGGTGGTGCGCTCCTTCTTCCTCTAA
- a CDS encoding DUF4133 domain-containing protein codes for MPIYDLNRGINKPVEFKGLVGSNIYFLAAGIGLVFALFVTCYLLGLPLVLTVLVTFLAGGGMWAGVFALNRRFGEHGLMKAAARRSSPKYITNRHSRLFQRLNEDPTSR; via the coding sequence ATGCCCATCTACGACCTCAATCGCGGCATCAACAAGCCCGTCGAATTCAAGGGACTGGTGGGCAGCAACATCTACTTTCTGGCCGCCGGCATCGGGCTGGTGTTTGCCCTGTTCGTGACCTGCTACCTGCTGGGCCTGCCGCTGGTGCTCACCGTGCTGGTCACCTTCCTGGCCGGTGGCGGGATGTGGGCCGGCGTATTCGCCCTGAACCGCCGCTTTGGCGAGCATGGGCTGATGAAGGCCGCCGCCCGGCGCTCGTCGCCCAAATACATCACCAACCGGCACAGCCGCTTATTCCAACGCCTCAACGAGGACCCAACCAGCCGCTAG
- a CDS encoding TraG family conjugative transposon ATPase: MSNKVLPSVSLESKQPIYKVEKDCLISKNADVTVAFRLDLPEIFTLSREDYAQLQAAFVKAVRLLPDHCVVHKQDWYVEDKYAPGFEAERTLLSSAYERHFNERPFLNHFCYLYITKTSSERPNWGSTSGLLARRNIVPKDMLDTKVLESFFDNVGQFVRTLEGVGPTNAPYIRSHRLTSDELAGTADKAGLLEKYLALDLSDQALQVDLDLTEGLKVGAEFCQMFSVANLDDLPTSVETDIRYEQYSTEYSDFPISFAAPLGLLLGANHILNQYVFLDNTQKTVKTFEQKKDRLNSLSLYSRQNAINFEYYNAFLNELIAHKRRPVRVHCNVLTWGRHEEELTEVRKLVNAAFNAMNCKPRQNTVDIAALYWGGIPGNAGDFPSEETFYTFIEQAVCFWASETNYRSTGATKGIKLSDRLTGKPVLVDISDEPMKKQIIFNRNKFVLGPSGSGKSFFTNHMVRQYYEQGAHVLLVDTGNSYKGLCELVGGVYFTYEEDDPIAFNPFLISGKLDVEKKESIKTLLQALWKKDDESVSQSEYVSLSTAVSLYYVMLEANAIIKPSFNTFYEFVKGPYRKILEEERVREKDFDIDNFIYVLKPYYRGGEYDYLLNSEKELDLVQAPFIVFELDNIKDHPILFPVVTLIIMETFISKMRKLKGVRKMILIEEAWKALTTPGMAAYIKYLFKTVRKFFGEAIVVTQEIDDIIGNEIVKDAIINNSDCKILLDQRKFINRFDEIQALLSLTPKEKDLVLSINRDNKATRGRYTEVFISLGGVVSKVYAIEVSKEEYVTYTTEETEKVRLFEKLRQTGDMPTAIKLFANELREG; encoded by the coding sequence ATGAGCAATAAGGTTCTGCCCTCCGTTTCCCTGGAATCCAAGCAGCCCATCTACAAGGTGGAAAAGGATTGCCTCATTTCGAAAAATGCGGACGTGACCGTGGCGTTTCGGCTGGATTTGCCCGAAATCTTCACGCTCTCGCGCGAAGACTATGCCCAGTTGCAGGCCGCCTTCGTGAAGGCCGTGCGCCTGCTGCCCGACCACTGCGTGGTGCACAAGCAGGACTGGTACGTGGAGGATAAGTACGCGCCCGGCTTCGAGGCCGAGCGCACGCTGCTGTCGTCGGCCTACGAGCGCCACTTCAACGAGCGGCCCTTCCTCAACCACTTCTGCTACCTCTACATCACCAAAACCTCGTCGGAGCGGCCCAACTGGGGCAGCACGTCGGGGCTGCTGGCCCGGCGCAATATCGTGCCGAAAGATATGCTCGACACCAAGGTGCTGGAGAGCTTTTTCGACAATGTGGGCCAGTTCGTGCGCACCCTGGAAGGGGTGGGGCCGACCAACGCTCCCTACATCCGCTCGCACCGCCTGACCTCGGATGAGCTGGCCGGCACGGCCGATAAAGCCGGGTTGCTGGAAAAGTACCTGGCGCTGGATTTGTCCGACCAGGCCCTGCAGGTGGACCTGGATTTGACCGAAGGGCTGAAAGTGGGCGCGGAGTTCTGCCAGATGTTTTCGGTGGCCAACCTCGATGACCTGCCCACCTCGGTGGAAACCGACATTCGCTACGAGCAATACAGCACCGAATACTCGGACTTCCCCATTTCGTTTGCCGCGCCGCTGGGGCTGCTGCTGGGTGCCAACCACATCCTGAACCAGTACGTGTTTCTGGACAACACCCAGAAGACCGTCAAGACCTTCGAGCAGAAGAAGGACCGGCTCAACTCGCTCTCGCTCTACTCGCGGCAGAACGCCATCAACTTCGAGTATTACAATGCCTTCCTCAACGAGCTGATTGCCCACAAGCGCCGGCCGGTGCGGGTGCACTGCAACGTGCTCACCTGGGGCCGGCACGAGGAGGAGCTGACCGAGGTGCGCAAGCTGGTAAACGCGGCCTTCAACGCCATGAACTGCAAGCCGCGGCAGAACACGGTGGACATCGCCGCGCTCTACTGGGGCGGCATACCGGGAAACGCCGGCGACTTTCCCTCGGAGGAAACCTTCTACACCTTCATCGAGCAGGCCGTCTGCTTCTGGGCCTCCGAAACCAACTACCGCAGCACCGGGGCCACCAAGGGCATCAAGCTCTCCGACCGGCTCACGGGTAAACCCGTGCTGGTGGACATTTCGGATGAGCCGATGAAGAAGCAAATCATCTTCAACCGCAACAAGTTCGTGCTCGGGCCCTCGGGCTCGGGCAAGTCGTTTTTCACCAACCACATGGTGCGCCAGTACTACGAGCAGGGCGCGCACGTGCTGCTGGTGGATACCGGCAACTCCTACAAGGGCCTCTGCGAGCTGGTGGGCGGGGTGTACTTCACTTATGAGGAAGACGACCCGATTGCCTTCAACCCCTTCCTGATTTCGGGCAAGCTGGACGTGGAGAAGAAGGAATCCATCAAAACGCTGCTGCAGGCGCTCTGGAAAAAGGACGACGAAAGCGTGAGCCAGTCGGAGTACGTGTCGCTCTCTACTGCCGTCAGTCTGTACTACGTAATGCTCGAAGCTAACGCGATTATCAAGCCGAGCTTCAACACGTTCTACGAGTTTGTTAAAGGACCTTATCGCAAGATTCTGGAGGAGGAAAGAGTCCGGGAGAAGGATTTCGACATCGATAACTTCATCTACGTGCTCAAGCCCTACTACCGGGGCGGTGAGTATGACTACCTGCTGAACTCCGAGAAAGAGCTGGACCTGGTGCAGGCTCCCTTCATCGTGTTCGAGCTGGACAACATCAAGGACCATCCCATCCTGTTTCCGGTGGTCACGCTCATCATTATGGAAACCTTTATCTCCAAGATGCGCAAGCTGAAAGGGGTGCGGAAGATGATTCTGATTGAAGAGGCCTGGAAGGCGCTGACCACGCCGGGCATGGCCGCCTACATCAAGTACCTCTTTAAGACGGTGCGCAAGTTTTTCGGCGAGGCCATCGTGGTGACGCAGGAAATCGACGACATCATCGGCAACGAGATTGTCAAGGACGCCATCATCAACAACTCGGACTGCAAGATTCTGCTCGACCAGCGCAAGTTCATCAACCGCTTCGATGAGATTCAGGCGCTGCTCTCGCTCACGCCCAAGGAAAAAGACCTGGTGCTGAGCATCAACCGCGACAACAAGGCCACGCGGGGCCGCTACACGGAGGTATTCATCAGCCTGGGTGGGGTCGTGTCGAAAGTGTACGCCATCGAGGTGTCCAAGGAAGAATACGTGACCTACACCACCGAGGAAACCGAGAAAGTGCGGCTGTTTGAGAAGCTCAGGCAGACCGGCGACATGCCCACGGCCATCAAGCTTTTCGCCAATGAGCTGCGCGAAGGGTAG
- the traJ gene encoding conjugative transposon protein TraJ has protein sequence MNSITAQMLEMEQMLSRLYDSMLPLVAQFVTLGRAVGGVGALIFISSRVWGHIARAEPIDLYPLLRPFLIGLAILLFPQLLGGLRGITGALASSTDSVRVDQTTQITALQDQKKALLAARPENKYFATDEAYEKRLDELGMMNMGQQLSLSFDKLKYDVNQNFREWMKNTLELFHVAARLLINVLATFLLIVLSVLGPLTFGLAIFPGFGNSIPKWLGQFITISLWVPVANIFGAIMGQFQIMMLQGDITRLTSNQGVDSADFGYLVFLCIAITGYLIIPFITDMMIAASGAGQAARAMQSAMSGGAAMAGAAAGSAGRAGAAGVSGAASGLGAAVGAGQALAGNAASGNMTRSEAAGHRAGTAVRERAASFVNRLRG, from the coding sequence ATGAATTCCATCACCGCGCAAATGCTCGAAATGGAGCAGATGCTCAGCCGGCTTTATGATTCCATGCTGCCCCTGGTGGCGCAGTTCGTCACTCTGGGCCGGGCCGTGGGCGGGGTGGGAGCCCTCATTTTCATCAGCTCCCGGGTGTGGGGCCACATTGCCCGCGCCGAGCCTATCGACCTGTATCCGTTGCTGCGCCCATTTCTAATTGGGCTGGCCATCCTGCTGTTTCCGCAGCTGCTCGGCGGCCTGCGCGGCATCACCGGCGCGCTGGCATCAAGCACGGACTCGGTCCGGGTGGACCAGACCACCCAGATTACGGCCTTGCAGGACCAAAAAAAGGCGTTGTTGGCCGCCCGGCCCGAAAACAAGTACTTCGCCACGGACGAGGCCTACGAGAAGCGGCTCGACGAACTGGGCATGATGAACATGGGCCAGCAGCTGTCGCTCTCGTTTGATAAGCTCAAGTACGATGTGAACCAGAACTTCCGCGAGTGGATGAAGAACACGTTGGAGCTGTTCCATGTCGCGGCCCGGCTGCTCATCAACGTGCTGGCCACCTTCCTGCTCATCGTGCTGTCGGTGCTAGGACCGCTCACTTTTGGGCTGGCCATCTTCCCAGGCTTCGGCAACTCCATTCCTAAATGGCTGGGGCAATTCATCACCATCAGCCTGTGGGTGCCCGTGGCCAACATTTTCGGAGCCATTATGGGCCAGTTTCAGATAATGATGCTACAGGGCGACATCACCCGCCTGACCTCTAACCAAGGCGTTGACTCGGCCGACTTCGGCTACCTCGTGTTTCTGTGCATTGCCATCACGGGGTACCTGATTATTCCCTTCATCACCGATATGATGATTGCGGCTTCCGGGGCAGGCCAGGCCGCCCGGGCCATGCAATCGGCTATGAGTGGTGGGGCGGCTATGGCTGGCGCGGCGGCAGGTTCAGCCGGGCGGGCGGGCGCGGCCGGCGTATCCGGGGCCGCATCGGGCCTTGGGGCGGCAGTTGGGGCCGGGCAGGCGTTAGCTGGCAATGCTGCCTCGGGCAACATGACGCGGAGTGAGGCCGCAGGTCACCGGGCTGGCACGGCGGTGCGCGAACGGGCGGCCAGCTTCGTCAACCGGCTACGGGGCTAG
- the traK gene encoding conjugative transposon protein TraK → MFASLKTIDSAFQQVKTLALIFIVAVLVLAGTIAYFAFQTTNAAANRIYVLEGGQLLTAGARDARANRPVEARSHVTRFHELFFTLDPDQKAIDSNVNKALYLADNSAKRQYENFKEKGFYNDLIAANISLEMTVDSVVVSNSRPMVARCYGHQRVIRATSVTTRNFLSECSLRDVTRSENNPHGFLMENWRVLKNEDLNTLPR, encoded by the coding sequence ATGTTTGCTTCCCTCAAAACCATTGATTCGGCTTTTCAGCAGGTAAAAACCCTGGCGCTTATTTTCATTGTGGCCGTGCTGGTGCTGGCCGGCACCATCGCCTACTTCGCCTTCCAAACCACCAACGCCGCGGCCAATCGCATCTATGTGCTGGAAGGTGGGCAGCTGCTCACGGCTGGGGCGCGGGATGCGCGGGCTAACCGGCCGGTGGAGGCACGCAGCCACGTCACGCGCTTCCACGAGTTGTTTTTCACGCTCGACCCTGACCAGAAAGCCATCGACAGCAACGTCAATAAGGCCCTATACCTGGCTGATAACTCGGCCAAACGGCAGTACGAGAACTTCAAGGAGAAGGGCTTCTATAACGACCTGATTGCCGCCAACATCAGCCTGGAAATGACGGTGGATAGCGTGGTAGTGTCCAATTCGCGCCCGATGGTGGCGCGGTGCTACGGGCACCAGCGCGTCATTCGGGCCACCTCGGTTACCACCCGCAATTTCCTTTCCGAGTGCTCCCTGCGCGACGTGACCCGCTCGGAAAATAATCCCCACGGCTTTCTGATGGAAAACTGGCGGGTGCTCAAGAATGAAGACCTGAATACGCTTCCTCGCTAA
- the traM gene encoding conjugative transposon protein TraM: MATATNAPHDAQFLRTRKMATFLPVVGVPFLAVMFYLGGGGQGTPAAAQNTETGFNTNLPKAEKGTITSSKLEAYASPVDTLRNRGLVDARLDTTSGSGLSYAVGADGKAGPNGSVDKSVVEAQQQLIAAQQAQMNGGVAPGTVVPATTAPGALTPQEQMELMRSQHERDLAEQKAQLQMAALLAQSNSAGGGGAAPRTVAALPKKKKPTTRLRAIDDDAVVSRLGSNGPGRKRTASFQGFDAETGTGGDGNTLPAVIHESQEVVSGSLVKMRLTESAVINGHSLPANTFIYGKCSLAGERLSIAIETLKSGNSVFPAALEVYDVDGLEGLHIPGAITRDAAKQAGAEGLGAADMMTMSADPAMAAAGVAVSAVKGIGQKKIRLVKVRLKAGYNVMLKVDKD; the protein is encoded by the coding sequence ATGGCAACGGCAACCAACGCGCCGCACGACGCGCAATTTCTTCGCACCCGCAAGATGGCCACCTTTCTGCCGGTGGTAGGCGTGCCCTTTCTGGCCGTGATGTTCTACCTGGGCGGGGGCGGCCAGGGCACGCCGGCGGCAGCGCAGAACACCGAAACCGGCTTCAACACCAACTTACCCAAAGCCGAGAAGGGCACCATTACCAGCAGCAAGCTCGAAGCCTACGCCAGCCCGGTTGATACCCTGCGCAACCGGGGCCTGGTCGATGCACGCCTCGATACGACTTCGGGCTCGGGCCTTTCCTACGCGGTGGGGGCCGATGGCAAGGCGGGACCCAACGGCTCCGTCGATAAGTCGGTGGTTGAGGCCCAGCAGCAGCTCATTGCCGCACAGCAGGCCCAGATGAACGGCGGAGTTGCGCCCGGCACCGTAGTCCCTGCCACAACAGCCCCAGGGGCCCTCACCCCGCAGGAACAAATGGAGCTAATGCGCAGCCAGCACGAACGCGACCTGGCCGAGCAGAAAGCCCAGCTGCAAATGGCGGCACTGCTGGCCCAATCGAACAGTGCCGGTGGGGGAGGAGCGGCCCCGCGCACGGTTGCAGCCCTACCGAAAAAGAAGAAACCTACCACCCGGTTGCGGGCCATCGATGATGATGCCGTGGTGTCACGCCTGGGCTCCAACGGGCCGGGGCGCAAGCGCACGGCCTCTTTTCAGGGCTTTGATGCTGAAACCGGCACGGGTGGCGACGGAAACACCCTACCGGCCGTCATCCACGAATCGCAGGAAGTGGTCAGTGGCTCACTGGTGAAAATGCGCCTCACCGAATCGGCCGTCATCAATGGCCACTCTCTGCCAGCCAACACCTTTATCTATGGCAAGTGCAGCCTGGCTGGCGAGCGGCTCAGCATTGCCATTGAAACCCTCAAATCGGGCAACAGTGTGTTTCCGGCGGCGCTGGAAGTGTACGACGTGGATGGGCTGGAAGGCCTGCACATTCCCGGCGCCATTACCCGCGATGCCGCAAAACAGGCTGGTGCCGAAGGACTCGGTGCGGCCGACATGATGACGATGAGCGCCGACCCAGCCATGGCCGCGGCAGGCGTGGCGGTTAGCGCCGTGAAAGGCATTGGCCAGAAGAAAATCCGCTTGGTCAAAGTCCGCCTGAAGGCCGGCTACAACGTGATGCTCAAAGTAGATAAAGACTAA
- the traN gene encoding conjugative transposon protein TraN, with amino-acid sequence MKTTLFATSALLLGLAAVPVQAQTSAARMLQYSEANKLPTYPLYISDQKTTHLVFPFPITYVDLGSSGLIAAKATGAENIVRVKAASAGFPESNMTVLTSDGKLYSFVVNYQHDPKVLSLDLGAAGSASSAQGEAILSNSPIPQGNLDAYSRQALAAGGTSASESANQLSVRAGNVGYKQETLFFPLHVANKSNVTYDVDFVKFYIQDKQVAKRTAEQALEITPIYVFNGGLKKIDAKGQLEQVYIFKKFTIPEQKQLIIEVYEKGGGRNVKLKLTNADLLKARTFK; translated from the coding sequence ATGAAAACCACCCTATTTGCTACCAGCGCCCTTTTACTCGGCCTGGCGGCTGTTCCGGTGCAGGCCCAGACCTCGGCCGCCCGGATGCTGCAATACTCGGAAGCCAATAAGCTGCCGACCTATCCGCTCTATATCAGCGACCAGAAAACGACTCATCTAGTGTTCCCTTTTCCTATCACTTACGTCGACCTGGGCAGCTCGGGCCTGATTGCGGCCAAGGCCACCGGCGCGGAAAATATCGTGCGGGTGAAAGCCGCTTCGGCCGGCTTTCCGGAATCGAACATGACGGTGCTCACCTCGGATGGAAAGCTGTACTCCTTCGTGGTGAACTACCAGCACGACCCTAAGGTGCTCAGCCTCGACCTGGGCGCGGCCGGCTCGGCTTCATCGGCGCAAGGGGAAGCCATTTTATCGAACTCGCCCATCCCGCAGGGCAATCTGGATGCCTACTCCCGGCAAGCGCTGGCGGCGGGCGGTACCTCGGCCAGCGAGAGTGCCAACCAACTCAGCGTGCGCGCCGGCAACGTGGGCTACAAGCAGGAAACCCTGTTTTTTCCGCTGCACGTTGCCAACAAATCGAACGTGACTTACGACGTGGACTTCGTCAAATTCTACATTCAGGATAAGCAGGTGGCCAAGCGCACGGCCGAGCAGGCCTTAGAAATCACGCCCATTTACGTCTTCAATGGGGGCCTGAAAAAGATTGACGCCAAAGGCCAGCTCGAACAGGTCTACATCTTCAAAAAATTCACCATCCCCGAGCAAAAGCAGCTCATCATCGAGGTGTACGAAAAGGGCGGCGGGCGCAACGTCAAGCTCAAGCTTACTAACGCCGACCTGCTCAAAGCCCGGACTTTCAAATAG
- a CDS encoding nucleotidyl transferase AbiEii/AbiGii toxin family protein gives MQEPLLKPFVLVGGTALALHLGHRRSRDLDLFSDGPTPIDGEIKDLLISKYKMRADGALQRMRAQEPEWDKAAIQGVIGQVKTDVVNYGFPLLRPPVLYPDSNIRMASLEDLGAMKLAGVVMSGERLRDFVDVAALSEKLTLNQMRQAYEGRFNTSSSEVPRALAFHGDIDFNMKPEMQGYRWPAIAARLEQMQRSPDLLFPPIVEQRLVMPVLGPMAEENAKALLPDQQKAPEPKRRGLKL, from the coding sequence ATGCAGGAGCCCTTGCTGAAGCCGTTCGTCCTGGTAGGGGGAACGGCTTTGGCGTTACATCTGGGTCACCGTCGCAGCCGCGACCTCGACCTGTTTTCGGACGGCCCCACCCCGATTGACGGAGAAATCAAGGACCTGCTGATAAGCAAATATAAGATGCGGGCCGACGGCGCGCTCCAACGAATGCGGGCCCAGGAGCCGGAATGGGACAAAGCCGCCATTCAGGGTGTCATCGGCCAGGTGAAAACCGATGTGGTGAATTATGGCTTCCCGCTGTTACGACCGCCCGTGCTCTATCCCGACTCCAACATTCGTATGGCTTCACTCGAAGACCTGGGCGCTATGAAGCTGGCCGGTGTGGTGATGAGCGGCGAAAGGCTCCGCGACTTCGTGGACGTGGCCGCGCTGAGCGAAAAGCTCACTTTGAACCAGATGCGCCAAGCCTATGAAGGCCGCTTTAATACATCATCATCCGAAGTGCCCCGCGCCCTGGCCTTCCACGGCGACATCGACTTTAACATGAAGCCCGAAATGCAGGGTTACCGCTGGCCGGCCATTGCCGCGCGCCTGGAGCAGATGCAGCGCAGCCCCGACCTCCTGTTTCCACCCATCGTGGAGCAGCGGCTAGTGATGCCGGTGCTGGGGCCAATGGCAGAGGAAAATGCCAAAGCCTTACTGCCAGACCAACAAAAAGCCCCCGAGCCGAAGCGCCGGGGGCTTAAGCTATAA
- a CDS encoding DUF6922 domain-containing protein, with protein MEKLTPSATVATPEPQVVPAPLAEHLPTLLWDVDPDTIDQQAMARTIVQRVIQRGSKEDWAAMLEYYGRPRVQEIVETVPYMSDAAIAAVCQFFHIEKETLRCYQRKQSIPQTFNS; from the coding sequence ATGGAAAAGCTCACCCCTTCTGCTACGGTTGCAACGCCCGAGCCGCAGGTCGTACCGGCCCCCCTGGCCGAGCACCTGCCAACTCTATTGTGGGACGTAGACCCCGATACCATCGACCAGCAGGCCATGGCGCGTACCATCGTGCAGCGCGTCATTCAGCGCGGGAGCAAAGAAGACTGGGCTGCCATGCTGGAATATTACGGCAGGCCCCGCGTGCAGGAAATCGTTGAAACGGTACCCTATATGTCGGATGCCGCCATTGCGGCCGTATGCCAGTTCTTCCACATCGAAAAGGAAACGCTTAGATGCTACCAGCGCAAGCAGTCGATACCGCAAACCTTCAACTCCTAG